CACACGGCCTGCGTGACCAGGCCGAACGGCAGGACGACCGCGACCGACAGCAGCCCCGCGGCCATGCCGGTGAGGAACTGCCCACGCTGGGGCAGCCTGCCGGGCCGCAGCACCAGAAACGAGTGGATGATCAGGGCGAACCACCCCAGGCCGAGCAGCGCCGCGCCGACCGTGACCGCCGTCATCCTGGCGCCGGAGGTCAGCAGCGCGCCGAACAGGTCCCCGTCGGCCGTCAGCACCAGCCACAGGACGCCCAGCAGCAGCAGGGCGTAGCCGGTCAGCAGCGCGAGACCCGTCCTGCGCCACCCCGCGCGCAGGTGGGCCGCGCCGGGAGCCACCGCGGACAGCAGCATCCAGCCCAGCACCGCGCCCGATCCGGCGGGTCTCGTCCTGTCCGTCACGCGTAACCTGCTTCCCCGTACGGTCCGTCGTAGGCCGACGGGAGCCTACGGACCCAGTACGAAATATGCGCCTATAGGCGGATGAACATCCAGCAAACCCTGTCTTCTTGGCGGAGGGGTCGACCGAATAACATTCGGTTCATGCCCTTCTCTCAGATCGAGTACGGCATCGCCACCCTGACATTGAATCGCCCCGAGCGGCTGAATGCGTTCACGTTCACGATGCGCAGCGAGCTGATCGAGGCCTTCGACCTGGCCGACGCCGACGACTCCGTACGGGCCGTGGTCGTCACGGGCGCGGGACGGGCCTTCTGCGCGGGCGCGGACCTGGGCGGCGGCGGGGAGACCTTCAACCGGGCAGGCGACGGCAACCGGGCAGGCGACGGCGACCGGGCAGGCGACGGCGACCGGGCAGACGACGGCAACCGGGCGGACGACGGGCGGCGCGAGACCGTCGATGGCGCGCCGCGCGACGGCGGCGGCACGGTCGCCCTGCGCATCGCCGCCTCGCTCAAGCCGGTCATCGGCGCGATCAACGGCCCAGCGGTCGGGGTCGGCGTCACGATGACCCTCCCCATGGACATCAGGATCGCCGCCGACAGCGCCAGGTTCGGCTTCGTCTTCGCCCGGCGCGGCATCGTCACCGAGGCGGCGTCCAGCTGGTTCCTGCCGCGGATCGTGGGCATCTCGCAGGCCATGGAGTGGGCGGCGACCGGGCGTGTCTTCCCCGCCGCCGAGGCGCTGGAGGGACGGCTGGTCTCCAGGGTCTGCCCCGCCGAGGAACTGCTGCCCGCCGCCTACGCGCTGGCGCGCGAGATCGCCGACAACACCTCGGGCGTCTCGGTCGCGGCGATCAGGCGGCTGATGTGGTCGGGCCTGTCGGCCCAGTCGCCGTGGGAGGCGCACGCCGCCGACTCCAGGCTCATGGCCGAGCTCGGCGGGGCCGCCGACGCGGTCGAGGGCGTGACGTCCTTCCTCGAGAAGCGCCCGCCCGCCTTCACGATGAAGATCAGCGAGGCTGATGTGCCGATCTGGCCGAGGAATCCCTATCGTGACTAGCGTGTACGAGACAACGGTCCTGCGCCTGCCGTCCGACTTCGAGGGCGAGGTGGTCGCCACCCTGGTCGCCAGGACGGCGGGCTCGCGCCGCGCGGTCCTCTACCTGCACGGCTTCACCGACTACTTCTTCCAGGATCACCTGGCCGACTACTACCTGGAGAGGGACGTCGACTTCTACGCCCTCGATCTGCGGAAGTACGGCAGGTCGCTGCTGCCGCACCAGACCAGGGGGCTGATCAGGAGCGTCACCGACTACTTCCCCGAGATCGACGAGGCCGTCCGCGTCATCAGGAAGGACCACGACGAGCTCACGCTGAACGCCCACTCCACCGGCGGCCTGGTCGCCTCCCTCTGGGCCGACAGGGTGCGCGGCAGAGGGTTGGTCCAGGGGCTCGTGCTCAACAGCCCGTTCCTCGACCTCAACGTCCCCTACCCGCTGCGGCTGGCCGCCGACCTGCTCAAGACCCCGCTGTCCTACACCACGAGGCCGCTGCCGCTCGGGGTCAGCACCGCGTACGGCAAGAGCATCCACCGCGACCACGGCGGCGAATGGGACTTCGACCTGGAGCTCAAGCCCCTGGGCGGGTTCGACGTGCACGCCACCTGGCTGGCGGCCATCCGCAGGGCGCAGCGCCGCCTGCACAAGGGGCTCGCCGTCGACGTGCCCGTGCTGGTGCTCGCCGCGGCGGCCGGGCTCAGGGTGCGCGACTTCGTCCCCGAGGCGCGCTCGGCGGACGTGGTGCTCGACCCGCGCCAGATCGCCAGATGGTCCACCTCGATCGGGCCGCACGTCACCTGCGTGCGGGTGCGCGACGGCATCCATGACCTCGTGCTGTCGGCCGAGCCCGTGCGCAAGCAGGTCTTCGAGGAGATCGACCGCTGGACCCGCGCCTACATCCACGCCTCATGATCACCAGGGGAAGGCGAACAGGCCGTAGTAGGCGGCGGCCACCAGCAGCAGCCCGGTGCCGCCGAGCGCCCCGGCGATCGCCACGTGCTGCCACCTGCTCGGCCGCATGCCCTCACGCAGGCCCGACACCACCGCCGCCACGGCCGTCACCTCCTGCAGCAGCATGAGGACGGCCAGCACCCTGACCACCATCCAGCCGGCCAGCACGGCGGGCCACGCGCCCGCCTGGTTGATCGAGAACATCACCAGCAGCGTGATGAAGGCGAGCACCGCGGCCAGCAGGCCGACGCCCGTCCACGCCATCCTGCGCAGCCTGCGCCTGATCGGCGGCCACAGCCTGGCGTTGGTCTCCTCCAGCGACGTGTGGCGGCCGCGCAGCCTGACGAACATCACGGCCACGGGGCCCGCGACGTAGCCGACGGCGGCCAGGCAGATCGTCAGGCCGAGCATCGCGCCCCCGGCGTACCAAGGGGCGGCGGGCACGTCGCTGGCCGCGAAGCGCTGCACCGGGGTGGCGCCGGCCAGGTGCAGCGCGGGCTGGGCGGTGCCGGGCAGGCCAAGGACCCAGTTGCCGAGCGTGTCGAGGTAGCCGGGGGTGAAGGGGCCGCCGCCGATGCGCATCGCGTGGTCGGCGCTGGCCAGGTAGCGGATCGTGTAGGAGTCGTTGCCCGCCGTGGTCAGGCCCTTGATCAGGGCCTCGGTGCTCTCGACGAAGGGGATGGAGGGGTCGGCGGTGCCGTACAGCGCGAGAACGGGTTGCTTGATGCCCTGCAGCGCGGGCAGCGCGTCGTAGCGCAGGAAGTTGAAGCCCACGCCGCCCATCGCCCTGGTCAGCAGGTCGCGCGCGCCGATCGGCGCGCGCAGGCGCAGCAGCTGCTCGTTCAGCGCCCACGCGACCTGGCGCAGCGGCGAGACGTTCGGGGAGGAGACGAGCACGATGAAGCCGACGTCGGAGCTCTTGGCCGCGGCGATCGGCACCACCCAGCCGCCCTCGCTGACCCCCCACACGCCGGTGCGGGCCGGATCGACGTCGGGCCTGGCGCGCAGGTGCCCCACCATCCGCAGCACGTCGTCGGCGAGCAGGCCGAAGTCTCTGCTGCGGAAGTCGTAGCCGATCTCCCGCTTGTCGTAGGCGAGCGTGACCACGCCCGCCCTCGCCAGGAACTCCGCCTGCGGCGTGAACTCCTCACGCGAGCCGTTGCCCGAACCCGACACGAACACCATCGCCGGATGCCTGCCCGGCCTCAGCGGCACCCTGATCGTGCCGTGCAGCCACTGGCGCTCGGCCTGGATGGAGAACCGCTCGGTGCGGAAGGAGCCGGTCGCCGCCACGGGCCGCCGCTCGTGGGCGGGCTGCGGGGGCAGCGACTGGAACATCGGATCGGCCGTCAGCGGCGGTGGATCGAAGGCCGGCGGCAACGCGTAGCCCACCGTCGCGAGTGCCATCAGCACCAGGCCGACGGCCACGCTCAATGTGCCTCGGCCGGTGCGCATCGGCCTCCCCATGTGAGTGGTTTGCCCGCCGATCTTCTAGCCTACTCCCGGCGGTCTCGCCGACGCTCGCGATAAATGTCAGCCGAAGCTGTTAGCTTCCTGCCTCATGCGCCTCTTGCACACCTCCGACTGGCACCTCGGCCGGTCCTTCCACCGCGAGAGCCTCCTCGAAGGCCAGGCCGCCTTCGTCGACCACCTGGTCGAGACGGTCCGCGCGGAGAAGGTGGAGGTGGTGGCGGTCGCCGGCGACGTCTACGACCGGGCGCTGCCGTCGGTCGACGCGGTCGCGCTGTGCAACGAGGCCCTGCGGCGGCTGGCGGGCGCGGGGGCGCGCGTCGTCCTGATCAGCGGCAACCACGACTCCGCGCGCCGGCTCGGCTTCGGCGCCGACCTGATCGACGCGGCCGGCGTCCACCTGCGCACCGACCCGTCCCGCGCGTGGGAGCCGGTGCTCGTCGGCGACGTCGCCTTCTACGGCATCCCCTACCTCGAGCCCGAGCTGGTGCGCGGCCCGTGGGAGCTGGCCGAGCGCAGCCACACCGCGGCCCTGTCCCATGCGATGGCGCGCGTCAGATCCTCTCTCGTACGGCACCGCCGCTCGGTCGTGCTCGCCCACGCCTTCGTGGCGGGCGGCGCCGCCAGCGACAGCGAACGCGACATCAGCGTCGGCGGCGTCGCCCACGTGCCCCTCTCGGTCTTCGACGGCGTCGACTACGTCGCGCTCGGCCACCTGCACGGCCGCCAGCGCATGTCCCCTTCGGTGCGCTACTCGGGCTCGCCGCTGGTCTACTCCTTCTCCGAGGCCGACCACGTGAAGGGCTCGTGGCTGGTGACGGTCGGCTCGTCGGAGGCCGACTTCGTCCCCGCCCCTGTGCCCCGCAAGGTCGGCCGCCTGCGCGGCACCCTGGAGTCCCTGCTGACCGACCCGTCGCTGGCCGACCGCGAGGACCACTGGCTTCAGGTGACGCTCACCGACGCGACCCGGCCCAAGGCCGCCATGGACCGGCTGCGCGCCCGCTTCCCCCACACGCTGGCCCTCGCCTTCGACCCGCAGGGCGCGGTGCCGGGCGCTTCCGCCGCGCCGCTGATCGGGCGGCCCGAGGCGGAGGTCGCCCTCGACTTCGTCCGCGAGGTGCGCGGCGAGCCCGCCGACCCCATGGAGGAGCGGTTGCTGCGCGAGGCCGTCGAGGCGTCGAGGATCAAGGAGGTCCTGGTCTAGATGCGGCCGCACCGGCTGACCCTCACGGCTTTCGGGTCGTTCCCCGGCACCGAGACGGTCGACTTCGACTCTCTCGCCGAGGCGGGCCTCTTCCTTGTCCACGGGCCCACGGGCGCGGGCAAGACCACCCTGCTCGACGCGCTCTGCTTCGCCCTCTACGGGGTGGTGCCCGGGCAGCGCAACAGCGCGCGCAGCCTGCGCTGCGACCACGCTCCGCCGTCCGCGGGGCCCTCGGTCGAGCTGGAGGTGACGCTGAGAGGGCGCACGCTTCGCATCCAGCGCTCGCCCGCGTGGACCCGTCCCAAGCTGCGCGGCACCGGGTTCACCGAGGAGAAGGCCAAGGTCGTCGTCTCCGAACGGGTGCGCGGCCACGAGTGGCAGGGGCTGACCACACGTCACGACGAGGCGGGCGACCTGATCGGGCAGCTGCTCGGCATGAACGCCGACCAGTTCTGCCAGGTCGCGATGTTGCCCCAAGGGGATTTCGCGCGCTTCCTCCGGGCCGACGGTGAGGAACGGCGGCGGCTGCTGGAGCGGCTGTTCACGGTGAAGGTGTTCACGGCGGCCGAGGCGTGGCTGGCCGAACACCGCAAGCGGACGTGGCGGGAGTCGCAGGAGGGGCGGCAGGAGGTCGAGTTCACGGTCAAACGCCTGGAGGAGGCCGCCGGGGAAACCCTGCTCCACGCGGTTTCCCCCGTGTATTCAAGCTCGGTGTCCTCGGGTCCGGTGTCTTCGGGTCCGCTGTCTTCAGGTTCCGCGTCTGTGCCGGGGGCGGGGGTGGTTCCCGCGCCGCGGCCGGGGGCGGACGGCGAGGCGGCGCCCACGCCGGAGAGCGACCCGCTTCGCTGGTCGGGCCGGTTGCTCGACGCGGCGAGGGCGGTCGCCGACCAGACCACCGCGGCCTGGTCGGCGGGAGAGGCCAGGCTCCGAGAGCATCGTGACAGGCTCGAGCAGGCCACGGCCCTCGCCGACCGGCAGCGCCGTCACGCGGAGGCGACCCGGCAGCGCCGCGCCCTCGACGAACGCGCGGAGGAGCGCTCCGACCTCCTCACCATCCTCGACGAGGCCACCAGGGCCGACCGCGTGCTCCCGCTCATCATCGCCGCCAGGCAACGCGCCGAGACGGCGGGCAAGGCCCGCGGCCTCGCCGCCGACGCCCTGGCCCGCGCCCGCCCCCTCCTCAACCAGATGGCCCACCCCGCCGGCACCGCCCCCTCCTCTACCAGCCCACGGACGGCCCCCTCCTCTCGCGACGGGTTGATGGCCTCCGAAGGCGCGGGCCGCTCTGCCGTCGGCCACCGGTCGGGCCCCTCCTCCGGCGACGGGTTGATGGACCCTGAAGGCGCGGGCCGCTCCCCTCTCGGCCGTCGCACGGAAAGCGAGAACACCGCCCGCCCGCACCTCGGACCACAAGAAGGCGTGGAGGACACCGGCGGCTCATCCCTCGGCCCGATGGTGGGCGCTGAGAGGGCTGGATCGGTCAACCTCGGCATGCTCGCCGGGATGGAGCGCGAGCGGCTGAACGAGATCAGCAGGATCTCCGAGCTTCTCCTCGACGAGACCAGGCTCGCCCAGCTGCACCGCGACCGGCGGACCGTCGAGCACGAGATCGTCACCCTGTCCGCCAGGGAACGTGCGGCCGCCTCCCGGCTGGAGGTGCTGCCCGACCTGGTGAGGGCCGCCGAGGAGACCGCCGCGCAGGCCAGGCTCGACGCGGCGCGCATACCCGCCGCCGAGGCCGCCCTCTCCTCCGCCACAGCCCGGCTCGAAGCGATCGACCGCCGCGACCGTCTCTCGGCCGAGCTCGCCACAGCTCACACCGACCTGGTGACCCGACTGCGCGCCGCCGCCCACCTCTCGCCCACCCTGGCCACCCTCGCGTCACTTTCTCCCACGTCGTCTCCTACCGCGTCGCTCCCCGTCGCGCGGCGGTTTGCCGCTTCTCCCTCTGCCGCTTCCCCTTCTTGCGCGTCGCCTTCTTCGACGTTGGCCTCTCCGACCTCGGAGTTCCACGACCAGCTCACCATCGGGCGCGATGACGAGCTGATCGAGCCGATCGAGGCGCACCAGGC
This window of the Nonomuraea africana genome carries:
- a CDS encoding enoyl-CoA hydratase-related protein, which gives rise to MPFSQIEYGIATLTLNRPERLNAFTFTMRSELIEAFDLADADDSVRAVVVTGAGRAFCAGADLGGGGETFNRAGDGNRAGDGDRAGDGDRADDGNRADDGRRETVDGAPRDGGGTVALRIAASLKPVIGAINGPAVGVGVTMTLPMDIRIAADSARFGFVFARRGIVTEAASSWFLPRIVGISQAMEWAATGRVFPAAEALEGRLVSRVCPAEELLPAAYALAREIADNTSGVSVAAIRRLMWSGLSAQSPWEAHAADSRLMAELGGAADAVEGVTSFLEKRPPAFTMKISEADVPIWPRNPYRD
- a CDS encoding alpha/beta hydrolase; translated protein: MYETTVLRLPSDFEGEVVATLVARTAGSRRAVLYLHGFTDYFFQDHLADYYLERDVDFYALDLRKYGRSLLPHQTRGLIRSVTDYFPEIDEAVRVIRKDHDELTLNAHSTGGLVASLWADRVRGRGLVQGLVLNSPFLDLNVPYPLRLAADLLKTPLSYTTRPLPLGVSTAYGKSIHRDHGGEWDFDLELKPLGGFDVHATWLAAIRRAQRRLHKGLAVDVPVLVLAAAAGLRVRDFVPEARSADVVLDPRQIARWSTSIGPHVTCVRVRDGIHDLVLSAEPVRKQVFEEIDRWTRAYIHAS
- a CDS encoding alpha/beta hydrolase family protein gives rise to the protein MRTGRGTLSVAVGLVLMALATVGYALPPAFDPPPLTADPMFQSLPPQPAHERRPVAATGSFRTERFSIQAERQWLHGTIRVPLRPGRHPAMVFVSGSGNGSREEFTPQAEFLARAGVVTLAYDKREIGYDFRSRDFGLLADDVLRMVGHLRARPDVDPARTGVWGVSEGGWVVPIAAAKSSDVGFIVLVSSPNVSPLRQVAWALNEQLLRLRAPIGARDLLTRAMGGVGFNFLRYDALPALQGIKQPVLALYGTADPSIPFVESTEALIKGLTTAGNDSYTIRYLASADHAMRIGGGPFTPGYLDTLGNWVLGLPGTAQPALHLAGATPVQRFAASDVPAAPWYAGGAMLGLTICLAAVGYVAGPVAVMFVRLRGRHTSLEETNARLWPPIRRRLRRMAWTGVGLLAAVLAFITLLVMFSINQAGAWPAVLAGWMVVRVLAVLMLLQEVTAVAAVVSGLREGMRPSRWQHVAIAGALGGTGLLLVAAAYYGLFAFPW
- a CDS encoding exonuclease SbcCD subunit D gives rise to the protein MRLLHTSDWHLGRSFHRESLLEGQAAFVDHLVETVRAEKVEVVAVAGDVYDRALPSVDAVALCNEALRRLAGAGARVVLISGNHDSARRLGFGADLIDAAGVHLRTDPSRAWEPVLVGDVAFYGIPYLEPELVRGPWELAERSHTAALSHAMARVRSSLVRHRRSVVLAHAFVAGGAASDSERDISVGGVAHVPLSVFDGVDYVALGHLHGRQRMSPSVRYSGSPLVYSFSEADHVKGSWLVTVGSSEADFVPAPVPRKVGRLRGTLESLLTDPSLADREDHWLQVTLTDATRPKAAMDRLRARFPHTLALAFDPQGAVPGASAAPLIGRPEAEVALDFVREVRGEPADPMEERLLREAVEASRIKEVLV